TGGAGCAAACAAGTTCACAGAGAGGCAGCCATTGGGTACAGCAGCACAAGGTGACAAGGACTACAAGGAGCCACCACCAGCTCCTTTGTTTGAGCCTGGTGAGCTCAAATCATGGTCCTTCTACAGGGCTGGGATTGCTGAGTTTGTGGCCACCTTCTTGTTCCTCTACATAACCATTTTAACTGTCATGGGTGTCAACAGGTCCTCTTCCAAGTGCTCCTCTGTTGGCATTCAAGGCATTGCTTGGTCCTTTGGTGGCATGATCTTTGCCCTTGTCTACTGCACTGCTGGAATTTCAGGTattataccttttttttttttgcttttcatATGCTGGTTTCCCATCTTCTCAAAGTTTTGGATCTAGTTCAATTCCAAAATTTAGTTCATGATATGAGCATGTTTTGACATTATTTTGACAATATTGTTAGACAATGTGTTTTTGTTTGCAAATGTTGTGTTGTAAGATATGGAAGTGAGCCAGATCTGCGTTTGTTGTTGCAGGGGGACACATCAACCCAGCTGTGACCTTTGGTCTGTTTTTGGCAAGGAAGTTGTCCCTCACAAGGGCAGTGTTCTACATTATCATGCAGTGTCTTGGGGCCATCTGTGGGGCTGGTGTGGTGAAGGGCTTTGAGGGTAATGGTAGGTATGAGTTGTTCAAAGGTGGAGCAAATTTTGTGAACTCTGGCTACACCAAGGGTGATGGACTTGGAGCAGAAATTGTTGGCACTTTTGTTCTTGTCTACACCGTTTTCTCAGCCACTGATGCCAAGAGAAACGCTAGAGACTCTCACGTTCCTGTATGTGCTTTTACATTGCATGCATTCAATTAACTTGGTTTATAAAAGGGTATGTTCCAAATTTGCAATTAATGTGGTTATTTATGGTATGATACACTTGCAGATTTTGGCTCCACTTCCCATTGGATTTGCTGTGTTCTTGGTCCACTTGGCCACCATTCCCATCACAGGAACTGGCATTAACCCTGCTAGGAGTCTTGGAGCTGCCATTATCTACAACAGGGACCATGCATGGGATGACCAAGTATGTTTCTTATTTCCATGATTTTTCTAGGCTTCAAATTTTGGTCTGTTCCCATTAGCCTAGAAAATAAGGAACTAATTTCTTGTTTTTGTGTTTTGCAGTGGATTTTCTGGGTTGGACCTTTCATTGGAGCTGCTCTTGCTGCTTTGTATCACCAGATAGTTATCCGAGCCATTCCTTTCAAGGCAAGAGCTTAGGCTCTTCATTCTTCCACGTCCTTGCTTCATTTAATTGTTGTTTATGTATCTGCTGTCTGCTTAATTTGGAAATTCATCATCTGAATCTTTTTGTGTCAATCCTTTATGGATGTAAATTATGTATGACATGGTTACTTCCTT
The sequence above is a segment of the Phaseolus vulgaris cultivar G19833 chromosome 2, P. vulgaris v2.0, whole genome shotgun sequence genome. Coding sequences within it:
- the LOC137812647 gene encoding probable aquaporin PIP1-2; translated protein: MENKEEDVKVGANKFTERQPLGTAAQGDKDYKEPPPAPLFEPGELKSWSFYRAGIAEFVATFLFLYITILTVMGVNRSSSKCSSVGIQGIAWSFGGMIFALVYCTAGISGGHINPAVTFGLFLARKLSLTRAVFYIIMQCLGAICGAGVVKGFEGNGRYELFKGGANFVNSGYTKGDGLGAEIVGTFVLVYTVFSATDAKRNARDSHVPILAPLPIGFAVFLVHLATIPITGTGINPARSLGAAIIYNRDHAWDDQWIFWVGPFIGAALAALYHQIVIRAIPFKARA